A single window of Vigna radiata var. radiata cultivar VC1973A chromosome 4, Vradiata_ver6, whole genome shotgun sequence DNA harbors:
- the LOC106758596 gene encoding glycerophosphodiester phosphodiesterase GDPD1, chloroplastic has translation MALKAVHVTDVPSLDHVPENASLALCSSRFPNGVEIARSGFKMPKFVVIGHRGNGMNVLQSSDRRMRAIKENTIMSFNAASTFPLDFIEFDVQVTRDDCPVIFHDDFIFSEENGAVTGRRITELSLSEFLSYGPQREHGNEGKVLLRKKDGKIMPWDVEQDDSLCTLQEAFVKVEPAIGFNIELKFDDHIVYEQDYLVHVLQTILKVVFEYAKDRPIIFSTFQPDAALLIRKLQSNYPVFFLTNGGCEIYEDVRRNSLEEAMKLSVENGLEGIVSEIKGIFRDPSTVTKIKESKLCLLSYGKLNNVPEAVYMQHLMGIDGVIVDLVKEITEAVADMIKPKKGGDGEGFTEGSVTVQGNSNPQFSQQDLSFLLKLIPQLIQI, from the exons CTCTGCTCCTCCCGCTTCCCCAACG GGGTCGAGATTGCTCGGAGTGGCTTCAAGATGCCCAAGTTCGTCGTCATCGGCCACAGGGGTAACGGCATGAACGTTCTGCAATCTTCGGATCGAAGAATGAGAGCCATAAAGGAAAATACCATTATGTCCTTCAACGCCGCCTCTACTTTTCCTCTCGATTTCATAGAATTTGACGTTCAG GTGACGAGAGATGATTGCCCCGTCATTTTCCACGACGATTTCATCTTCTCGGAGGAGAAT GGTGCTGTAACTGGAAGGAGGATCACAGAGCTGAGTCTCTCAGAGTTTCTTTCTTATGGGCCTCAGAGAGAGCATGGCAATGAGGGAAAGGTTTTGCTAAGGAAAAAAGATGGGAAGATAATGCCATGGGATGTTGAACAAGATGACTCACTTTGCACTCTCCAAGAGGCTTTTGTGAAGGTGGAACCCGCTATTGGTTTTAATATTGAGTTGAAGTTCGATGATCACATTGTCTATGAGCAAGATTATCTCGTCCATGTCCTTCAAACCATCTTAAAG GTTGTGTTTGAATACGCCAAGGATAGACCTATTATCTTCTCAACATTCCAGCCAGATGCAGCCTTGCTCATCCGGAAATTGCAAAGCAACTACCCT GTCTTTTTCTTGACAAATGGAGGATGTGAAATCTATGAAGATGTGAGAAGAAACTCACTGGAGGAGGCCATGAAGCTCTCTGTTGAGAATGGATTGGAAGGAATTGTCTCAGAAATTAAAGGGATTTTTAGAGATCCTTCTACAGTAACCAAGATAAAGGAGTCCAAGCTCTGCCTCCTTTCTTACGGCAAATTAAA CAATGTTCCTGAGGCAGTTTACATGCAACATCTAATGGGAATTGATGGAGTAATTGTGGATCTGGTTAAAGAAATAACCGAAGCAGTTGCAGATATGATAAAGCCAAAAAAGGGTGGTGATGGGGAGGGTTTTACGGAGGGGAGTGTGACGGTGCAGGGGAACTCAAATCCACAATTTTCACAGCAGGATTTATCTTTCCTTTTGAAGCTTATCCCACAATTGatacaaatttga